In a genomic window of Nostoc sp. UHCC 0870:
- a CDS encoding GAF domain-containing sensor histidine kinase, with the protein MKKHLLVLPQRPDDPERLKPYPVKLMQHQEETAHKLAQKINHIITSSQSTALMLPEIAKLIGIATNVDCCCLVTVKSEDSTEATTASWCSDEYLGMPQPDELFSVEQLVLQCATEPFTIEDIATIRHSLVIGCQQLPLPIKSVLAIPTRFGGKNNGVINLIQFQSYNWGNSEKEILNTIASSCAIAFSQVTQAQLISTQQQYLQKSNQHQSLIKQLTILSRSNLELNQMLQLAIASTAESLQADRGLLILLKYTDPLFRTRTKKQIPQAKAEVAGEWCRDNPCQPESLNQSFALADCALCQRAFLEGGKPLIINDYTELQDTTTVAPLFAITELPAVLLMPLENQGRILGFIVLQQAVPREWQLAELNLVEMVCAQVSNAIIQSKTLRQVQTLVDERTAKLQSSLELQAKLHERTRQYVDQLRELNQLKDEFMSNISDRLRYPLTNMMMSIKNLRLPGITAERQGRYLEILEQECSKEINLINDLLTLQKLETQQEPPRYENIHVNTKIQELRSSLTAKLVEKGLSINLDIPEKPLKLQTELESFDRILHELLNNAYTYSERDTVIHLHASHQVNQLVDQVMIKVTNTGRGISQEEATYIFDRFRRGRGGRWTPGTGLGLALVKSLVQHLNGAIAVESTPIPDSQLSEICFTLTLPQFSDDSKPYSESD; encoded by the coding sequence ATGAAAAAGCATTTACTAGTGTTACCACAACGCCCCGATGACCCAGAGAGACTCAAACCATACCCAGTCAAACTGATGCAGCATCAGGAAGAAACAGCCCACAAGTTGGCGCAAAAGATTAATCACATCATTACTAGCAGTCAATCGACAGCATTGATGCTGCCAGAAATTGCCAAATTGATAGGCATAGCTACTAATGTAGATTGTTGCTGCTTAGTTACGGTGAAGAGTGAGGACTCAACCGAAGCAACAACAGCTAGTTGGTGTTCTGATGAATATCTAGGAATGCCCCAGCCAGATGAACTATTCTCTGTTGAACAGTTAGTGCTGCAATGTGCTACTGAACCCTTCACGATTGAGGATATTGCCACAATTCGTCATAGTTTAGTGATTGGGTGTCAACAGTTACCATTACCTATCAAATCGGTGTTAGCGATTCCTACTCGCTTTGGTGGGAAAAATAATGGTGTAATAAATCTGATCCAATTCCAATCCTATAATTGGGGGAATTCAGAAAAAGAAATACTCAACACGATCGCCTCATCCTGTGCGATCGCTTTTTCTCAAGTCACCCAAGCACAGTTAATTTCCACCCAGCAGCAATATCTACAAAAAAGTAATCAGCATCAAAGCCTGATCAAGCAATTAACTATACTAAGTCGGAGTAACTTGGAGTTAAATCAAATGCTCCAACTCGCCATAGCATCTACTGCTGAATCTTTACAAGCAGACAGGGGTTTATTAATCCTCCTCAAATATACAGATCCATTATTTAGAACTCGCACTAAAAAACAAATTCCCCAAGCTAAAGCCGAAGTTGCTGGTGAATGGTGTAGGGACAATCCCTGTCAACCAGAATCTTTAAATCAATCTTTTGCTTTGGCAGATTGTGCTTTGTGTCAGCGAGCTTTTCTGGAGGGGGGAAAACCACTGATCATCAATGACTATACAGAATTACAAGATACTACAACGGTTGCCCCATTATTTGCCATTACAGAATTGCCAGCCGTGCTGTTAATGCCATTAGAAAATCAAGGTAGAATCTTAGGTTTTATAGTGCTACAACAAGCAGTGCCTCGTGAGTGGCAACTAGCAGAATTAAATCTAGTAGAAATGGTCTGCGCTCAAGTCAGCAACGCCATTATTCAGTCAAAAACCCTACGACAAGTCCAGACTTTAGTGGATGAGCGTACCGCCAAACTTCAAAGCAGCCTGGAACTACAAGCTAAACTGCACGAAAGAACACGGCAATATGTAGACCAATTGCGGGAGTTAAACCAGCTCAAAGACGAATTTATGAGCAACATTAGCGATCGCCTGCGCTACCCCCTGACAAATATGATGATGTCTATCAAGAACTTACGTCTACCAGGGATTACCGCCGAACGTCAAGGCAGATACTTGGAGATTCTCGAACAAGAATGTTCTAAAGAAATCAACTTGATTAATGACTTGCTGACTCTGCAAAAACTAGAGACGCAGCAAGAACCGCCACGCTATGAAAATATTCATGTCAATACGAAAATCCAAGAACTCAGGAGTTCTTTAACTGCAAAACTAGTAGAAAAAGGCTTAAGTATAAATTTAGACATACCAGAGAAACCGTTAAAACTCCAAACAGAACTAGAGAGTTTTGACAGAATTCTGCATGAGTTATTAAATAATGCGTATACATACTCAGAGAGGGATACAGTTATTCACCTGCACGCCAGTCACCAAGTTAATCAGTTAGTAGATCAAGTTATGATCAAAGTGACTAACACAGGACGTGGCATCTCCCAAGAAGAGGCGACCTATATCTTTGATAGGTTTCGTCGCGGTAGAGGAGGTCGTTGGACACCAGGTACTGGCTTAGGACTCGCTTTAGTGAAATCCTTAGTGCAGCATTTAAATGGAGCGATCGCAGTTGAAAGTACACCAATACCTGATTCTCAACTGAGCGAAATCTGTTTCACCCTGACTCTGCCCCAGTTTTCTGACGACAGCAAACCATATTCTGAAAGTGACTAA
- the dnaG gene encoding DNA primase has translation MQIPRLHPDTIEEIKHRADIVDVVSEYVVLRKRGKDFVGLCPFHDEKSPSFTVSQTKQMYYCFGCQAGGNAIKFLMDLGKQSFSEVVLDLARRYQVPVKTLEPEQRQELQRQISLREQLYEVLASSAQFYQHALRQSQGQSALKYLRSDRLFNEATIQQFGLGYAPPGWETLHRYLVEDKHYPVQLVEKAGLIKPRKEGGGYYDVFRDRLMIPIRDVQGRVIAFGGRTLSDEQPKYLNSPETELFNKGRTLFALDQAKPGISQLDQAVVVEGYFDAIALHASGINNAVASLGTALSLEQVRLILRYTDSKQLVLNFDADKAGTNAAERAIGEIADLAYKGEVQLKILNIPDGKDADEYLRSHSREDYEQLLVNAPLWIDWQIQQIIQDRNLKQATDFQQVTQQIVKLLKNIVNGDTRNYYVSHCAEILSLGDVRLIPLRVENLLTQITPSTAKYSQPVAIKRTGNGGKLSLVPSPQSLIPKDRSLLEQAEALLLGIYLHCAEQRQAIVAALEERDLEFSLSHHRLLWQEILELMGEQVDLISSLQDRYLELSEDIAIISHLFHLNEKGKKEIMRTPQVVQAAIACMERVLREKRYRHFLELWEATDPEAEPEKWQSYYQAFYTEKLKLQELDRQRQFSITELL, from the coding sequence ATGCAAATTCCGCGCCTACACCCAGACACAATTGAAGAAATTAAACATCGTGCTGATATTGTCGATGTTGTATCAGAATATGTGGTGTTACGCAAGCGTGGTAAGGATTTTGTCGGGTTGTGTCCTTTCCACGATGAAAAAAGTCCTAGTTTCACTGTCAGCCAAACTAAGCAAATGTATTATTGCTTTGGCTGTCAAGCTGGGGGTAATGCAATTAAGTTTTTGATGGATTTGGGTAAGCAGTCCTTTTCTGAGGTGGTGTTAGATTTAGCACGGCGTTACCAAGTGCCTGTCAAAACTTTAGAACCAGAACAACGCCAAGAGTTACAGCGTCAGATATCTTTGCGGGAACAGTTGTATGAGGTTCTGGCTTCATCTGCACAGTTTTATCAACACGCCTTGCGTCAATCTCAAGGACAATCGGCACTCAAGTATTTACGCAGCGATCGCCTGTTTAATGAAGCTACAATCCAGCAGTTTGGCTTGGGTTATGCCCCTCCCGGTTGGGAAACTCTCCACCGCTATTTGGTAGAAGATAAGCACTATCCCGTGCAGTTGGTGGAAAAGGCAGGTTTGATTAAACCCCGCAAGGAAGGTGGCGGGTATTATGATGTATTCCGCGATCGCCTGATGATTCCGATTCGTGATGTGCAAGGGCGAGTGATTGCCTTTGGTGGTAGAACTTTGAGTGATGAACAACCCAAATATTTAAATTCCCCAGAAACAGAATTATTTAATAAGGGGAGAACTTTATTTGCTTTAGATCAAGCCAAACCTGGGATTTCCCAACTTGATCAAGCGGTGGTAGTGGAGGGATATTTTGATGCGATCGCTCTCCACGCTTCTGGTATTAATAATGCTGTTGCCTCCCTCGGTACGGCGTTGAGTTTGGAACAAGTCAGGCTGATATTGCGCTACACTGACTCGAAACAATTGGTACTCAATTTTGATGCTGATAAGGCGGGAACAAATGCTGCGGAACGAGCCATTGGGGAAATCGCTGATTTAGCTTATAAGGGTGAAGTTCAGCTGAAAATTCTCAATATTCCCGACGGTAAAGATGCTGATGAGTATTTACGTTCCCATAGCCGAGAAGATTATGAACAATTATTAGTCAATGCGCCTCTGTGGATAGATTGGCAGATTCAGCAAATTATCCAAGACCGTAACTTAAAACAGGCTACAGATTTTCAACAAGTTACACAACAAATTGTAAAGCTACTTAAAAATATAGTTAACGGTGACACCCGTAACTATTATGTTTCTCACTGTGCAGAAATCCTCAGCTTAGGTGATGTGAGGCTTATACCCCTAAGAGTCGAAAATCTATTAACTCAAATCACTCCATCGACGGCTAAATATTCTCAGCCTGTAGCTATCAAAAGAACGGGAAATGGGGGAAAACTTTCTCTAGTCCCCAGTCCTCAATCCCTAATTCCCAAAGACCGCAGCCTTCTAGAACAAGCAGAAGCCTTGTTACTAGGGATTTACTTGCATTGCGCTGAACAGCGTCAAGCTATTGTTGCAGCCTTAGAAGAGCGAGATTTAGAATTTAGCCTTTCTCACCATCGATTGTTGTGGCAAGAGATTTTAGAGTTAATGGGGGAACAGGTAGATTTAATCTCTAGTTTGCAAGACAGATATTTAGAATTATCTGAAGATATAGCAATCATCTCTCATCTGTTTCATCTCAACGAGAAAGGGAAGAAAGAGATCATGCGTACTCCCCAAGTTGTGCAAGCTGCGATCGCTTGTATGGAAAGAGTGCTAAGAGAAAAGCGTTATCGGCACTTTTTGGAACTGTGGGAAGCAACTGATCCAGAAGCTGAACCAGAAAAATGGCAGTCTTATTATCAAGCTTTTTATACCGAAAAATTAAAGCTGCAAGAATTAGACCGTCAACGACAGTTTTCTATTACAGAATTGTTGTAA
- a CDS encoding ribbon-helix-helix domain-containing protein — protein sequence MHTITRTPTTDMEVTSIRLERELKEKLKEIAGNQGYQALIRDILWNYVQQKSGEWKPRFSRADIRASIAATAQQEERCVLTGQLIQPQQAMLLGLTRNGDMVPLAVESLAG from the coding sequence ATGCACACAATTACTCGCACCCCAACTACCGATATGGAAGTTACTAGCATCCGCTTGGAGCGAGAACTTAAGGAGAAACTCAAAGAAATTGCCGGGAATCAGGGTTATCAAGCCCTCATCCGCGATATTCTCTGGAATTATGTACAGCAAAAATCTGGCGAGTGGAAACCGCGATTTTCACGAGCCGATATTCGCGCTAGTATAGCCGCCACAGCTCAACAAGAAGAACGTTGTGTACTCACAGGTCAACTCATTCAACCCCAACAAGCCATGTTATTAGGACTAACCAGAAACGGCGATATGGTTCCTCTCGCTGTCGAGAGTCTAGCAGGATAG
- the tftA gene encoding hormogonium tapered terminus morphoprotein TftA yields the protein MGRIFISAAHGGQEGGRLDPGSIAGGTTEAREMILLRDLIVTELRSRSFEVLAVPDDLSAAGTIGWINSRVRRGDVALEIHADSASSPVVRGASVFHIANNNERKNNGELLLVGLLRRVPQLPNRGVKPDTESGLGSLAFCRQIAIASLLMQVGFISSPEDRALLQNRRRDFALGIADGLASWSRVIDPTPGTPPDPVYPPINININGQTYAEQGILVNGNAYIPIDLVDRLRIDLSKSPNVNRITYRKVVYLKAVELRDFNIAVGWEASTRTVTLRSNLVICPGQFDKIMAHGNTSEIELQLFLRNNNENALNKFPDIPKLYREEGALEGVNYDIAFCQMCLETGFLRFGGDLRPEQNNFAGLGSIGGGAEAASFPSARIGVRAHIQHLKAYASLEPLVNEVVDPRFRFVTRGVAPLIEQLSGRWSADLEYGTKITAMLKRLYDSAGFLNANRV from the coding sequence ATGGGGCGTATTTTTATTTCAGCAGCCCACGGAGGCCAAGAAGGAGGAAGGCTAGATCCAGGATCGATCGCTGGTGGGACGACAGAAGCTAGAGAAATGATTTTGCTGCGAGATTTGATTGTAACAGAACTGCGATCGCGGAGTTTTGAAGTATTAGCTGTTCCTGATGATCTCAGTGCTGCGGGTACTATTGGCTGGATTAATTCTCGCGTGCGTCGCGGTGATGTGGCTCTAGAAATCCATGCTGATTCTGCCAGTAGTCCAGTTGTACGGGGGGCTAGTGTGTTTCACATTGCCAATAACAATGAGCGCAAGAATAATGGCGAACTGCTACTAGTGGGACTATTGCGTCGTGTTCCCCAACTGCCAAACCGAGGTGTAAAACCAGATACCGAGAGTGGTTTAGGGAGTTTAGCCTTTTGTCGGCAAATTGCGATCGCCTCTTTATTAATGCAAGTAGGGTTTATCAGCAGTCCAGAGGATCGGGCTTTGCTACAAAATCGCCGCCGAGATTTCGCTTTGGGCATTGCCGACGGGCTAGCATCTTGGAGTCGTGTTATTGACCCCACCCCAGGCACTCCCCCAGATCCAGTTTATCCCCCAATCAACATCAACATCAATGGGCAAACCTATGCAGAACAAGGTATTTTAGTCAATGGTAATGCTTATATTCCCATTGATTTAGTAGATCGGCTGCGGATTGACTTGTCAAAATCACCCAATGTCAATCGGATTACCTATCGTAAAGTGGTCTATCTCAAAGCTGTGGAATTGCGCGATTTTAATATTGCAGTTGGTTGGGAAGCAAGCACTCGGACTGTCACTTTGCGCTCAAATTTGGTAATTTGCCCTGGTCAATTTGACAAAATTATGGCGCATGGCAACACTTCAGAAATTGAGTTGCAACTCTTTTTAAGAAATAATAATGAAAATGCCCTCAACAAGTTTCCTGATATACCCAAACTCTATCGAGAAGAAGGAGCTTTAGAAGGAGTTAATTATGACATCGCCTTCTGTCAGATGTGTCTAGAAACAGGATTTTTGCGCTTTGGCGGAGACTTAAGACCTGAGCAAAATAACTTTGCGGGTTTAGGATCTATTGGTGGTGGTGCTGAAGCCGCCTCTTTTCCTAGTGCCAGAATTGGAGTCAGGGCGCACATTCAACACCTCAAAGCCTACGCCAGTCTAGAACCTCTAGTGAATGAAGTTGTAGACCCCCGTTTTCGTTTTGTTACCCGTGGCGTAGCCCCACTCATTGAACAACTCTCAGGACGCTGGTCAGCAGATTTAGAGTACGGGACAAAAATCACCGCCATGCTCAAACGCCTATATGATTCAGCCGGATTTTTAAACGCTAATAGAGTTTAG
- a CDS encoding class I SAM-dependent methyltransferase gives MSSQTIGLDQQLYTYLLANSVREPEILQKLREETANHPHAVMQISPEQGQFMSLLVQLMGAKKTLEIGVFTGYSSLSVALSLPTDGQLIACDVSEEFTAIAKRYWQAAGVADKIDLRLAPALETLDTLLAEGQTATFDFAFIDADKQNYLNYYERALQLIRPGGLIAIDNVLWSGNVANPQIQNPNTQAIRNFNQKLYDDERVTISLVPIGDGLTLALKRS, from the coding sequence ATGTCATCACAAACGATTGGTCTTGATCAACAACTTTATACCTACTTGCTGGCTAATTCTGTGCGAGAACCAGAAATTCTCCAGAAATTACGCGAAGAAACAGCTAATCATCCCCACGCTGTTATGCAGATTTCTCCAGAACAGGGACAATTTATGAGCCTGCTAGTGCAGTTAATGGGCGCAAAAAAAACCTTAGAAATAGGCGTATTTACTGGCTACAGTTCCCTTTCTGTCGCCTTGTCGTTACCGACTGATGGCCAGTTAATTGCTTGTGATGTCAGTGAGGAATTTACAGCCATTGCCAAGCGTTATTGGCAAGCAGCAGGAGTTGCAGACAAAATTGACTTGCGATTAGCACCAGCACTGGAAACTTTAGATACCCTATTAGCAGAAGGACAAACAGCAACATTTGATTTTGCTTTTATTGATGCAGATAAACAAAATTACCTCAATTATTACGAACGCGCTTTGCAATTAATCCGTCCTGGTGGATTAATCGCCATTGATAATGTTTTATGGTCTGGAAACGTTGCCAATCCGCAAATCCAAAACCCTAATACCCAAGCTATCCGTAACTTCAATCAAAAGTTATATGATGATGAACGTGTAACAATTTCTCTTGTGCCAATTGGAGATGGGCTAACTTTAGCACTCAAGCGCAGTTAA
- a CDS encoding alr0857 family protein, translating to MLKLTYTESSFYLEYLALSLEEWVQKRVILALRVGHSLCVEPSTASFLLPADLPGIEALKAEARFADSQIIDVSTGDAEYVEITLRGSWLSDGSADADGVFVTVISDSPKGDSFASRTELFIQKLWQAAQACASVMSE from the coding sequence ATGCTGAAATTAACTTACACCGAAAGCAGTTTTTATTTGGAATATCTGGCTTTATCGCTAGAGGAATGGGTACAAAAAAGAGTAATTTTAGCACTACGGGTTGGTCACAGTTTATGCGTTGAACCCAGCACTGCTTCCTTTTTGTTACCTGCGGATTTGCCAGGAATCGAAGCACTCAAGGCTGAAGCCAGATTTGCTGACAGTCAAATTATTGATGTGTCAACTGGTGATGCTGAGTATGTGGAAATTACCCTGCGGGGTTCTTGGCTATCAGATGGTTCTGCGGATGCAGACGGTGTGTTTGTGACCGTAATTAGCGATTCGCCTAAGGGCGACAGCTTTGCTTCACGCACAGAACTATTTATACAGAAACTATGGCAAGCAGCGCAAGCTTGCGCCTCTGTGATGAGTGAATGA
- a CDS encoding 2OG-Fe(II) oxygenase translates to MVKLFSRIQNKILRNLIRFPLMKYHADIAYQTDIKEHFPCLPVLSSSDLNIVKAIKTQGIAITSLEELGVLSNPKMLTSAQKLLPSIKSNIAVQKNGFVVHANAQQMIDYPEIFLWGLEQRLLNIIENYLGLPVAYHGAYFRRDIANQLETGSRLWHIDTEDRQVIKIIVYINDVDEETGPFQYLPQSLTTEVAKSLNYTSGYLTDKTMQKVISPKQYQSCVGSAGTVIFAATGSIFHRGKPPSNSDRFAIFFDYTSHRKKYLYYNTSPLTNEFLVKFYNHLSEQQKKYIYWQ, encoded by the coding sequence ATGGTAAAATTATTTTCCAGGATTCAAAATAAAATATTAAGAAATCTGATAAGATTTCCTTTAATGAAATATCATGCTGATATTGCTTATCAAACAGATATAAAAGAACATTTTCCATGTTTACCAGTTCTTTCAAGCTCAGACTTAAATATAGTCAAAGCTATAAAAACGCAAGGTATAGCAATTACTTCCTTAGAGGAATTAGGTGTTCTATCTAATCCCAAAATGCTAACATCAGCACAAAAATTATTACCAAGTATTAAATCTAATATTGCTGTCCAAAAAAATGGATTTGTGGTTCATGCTAACGCCCAACAAATGATTGATTATCCAGAAATCTTCTTGTGGGGATTAGAACAACGATTATTAAATATTATTGAAAATTATCTTGGGTTGCCAGTAGCCTATCATGGGGCATATTTCCGTAGAGATATTGCTAATCAGTTAGAAACAGGATCAAGACTTTGGCATATAGATACAGAAGACCGACAAGTTATAAAAATAATAGTTTATATCAATGATGTTGATGAAGAGACAGGGCCATTTCAATACTTGCCTCAATCTTTAACAACAGAAGTAGCTAAATCTTTAAATTACACATCTGGCTATCTTACAGATAAAACCATGCAAAAAGTGATATCTCCGAAACAATATCAATCATGTGTAGGGTCTGCTGGTACAGTGATTTTCGCAGCCACTGGCAGTATTTTTCATCGCGGTAAACCACCAAGCAATTCAGATAGATTTGCCATTTTCTTTGATTACACTTCTCATAGAAAAAAATATTTATACTATAATACTTCTCCTTTAACTAATGAGTTTTTAGTCAAATTTTATAACCATCTTTCAGAACAACAAAAAAAATATATTTATTGGCAATAA
- a CDS encoding SRPBCC family protein, producing the protein MTNQQKTTEDFELDPNLDPELGLVADTANLPPVDVQIAKVAERQRQITAKVQIPHPVERVWKVLTDYEALTEFIPNLAKSSLLKHPNGGIRLEQIGSQRLLNFNFCARVVLDLEESFPKEINFQMVEGDFKGFSGYWCLEPYVLNELIGTNLCYSIQIWPKLTMPVTIIERRLSNDLKSNLLAIYQRVNYLANQQ; encoded by the coding sequence GTGACTAACCAACAAAAAACCACAGAAGACTTTGAACTCGATCCCAATCTCGACCCTGAATTGGGTTTGGTTGCGGATACAGCTAATTTACCCCCAGTCGATGTCCAAATCGCCAAAGTTGCCGAGCGACAACGACAAATTACGGCTAAAGTTCAAATTCCCCATCCAGTAGAACGAGTCTGGAAGGTGTTAACAGATTATGAAGCCTTGACTGAATTCATTCCCAACCTAGCCAAAAGCAGTCTTTTAAAGCATCCTAACGGTGGAATTCGACTCGAACAAATCGGCTCTCAGCGTTTACTCAATTTCAACTTTTGCGCCCGCGTAGTTCTAGACTTGGAAGAATCTTTCCCCAAAGAAATCAACTTCCAAATGGTCGAGGGAGATTTTAAAGGCTTTTCTGGTTATTGGTGTTTAGAACCTTATGTCCTGAATGAACTAATCGGCACTAATCTCTGCTACAGCATCCAAATATGGCCAAAATTGACTATGCCGGTGACAATTATTGAACGTCGTCTCAGCAATGATCTCAAATCTAATTTGCTGGCGATTTACCAGCGAGTCAATTACCTAGCAAATCAACAGTAA
- a CDS encoding tetratricopeptide repeat protein encodes MTQSCNQAKEWEERRDTANSYYKQGKFQEYLDLVQKNLQLARAISDRAREGHTLNDIGLAYLGCCQMQQALDSFKQALAVAVELGNLQAEATALSNVGSTYSRIGKLSQALEYLEKAAQIFRELQDTLGEVSTLNDVALIHIRLGEPKRALLLQNQILAMRRLLGDFSGEATTLNGIGFAYSILGDQEKALEFLQAALPIQKATKNTVGEAITLNNIASIYIDIGQPKQALLLYHQVLLSRRAMGDRSGEANTLNNIGYIYNHLDIHRKALKFYRQAVEIYQQQGDSVGEIATLLNMGSLYAKTKRKSLARVCYQNAQQLAEQIADPTIQDKVKQFIDAL; translated from the coding sequence ATGACGCAATCTTGCAATCAAGCCAAAGAGTGGGAAGAACGTCGTGATACAGCCAATAGCTACTATAAGCAGGGAAAATTTCAAGAATATCTTGATTTAGTCCAGAAAAATTTACAGTTAGCTAGAGCCATTTCAGATCGAGCTAGAGAAGGACATACATTAAATGACATTGGTTTAGCTTATCTGGGTTGTTGTCAAATGCAACAAGCATTAGATTCTTTCAAGCAGGCTTTAGCTGTCGCCGTTGAGCTTGGTAACTTGCAAGCAGAAGCAACAGCACTCAGCAATGTAGGTTCTACTTATAGTCGCATAGGAAAACTTTCCCAGGCTTTGGAGTATCTAGAGAAAGCCGCGCAAATTTTTCGGGAACTGCAAGACACCCTAGGGGAAGTTTCCACTCTCAATGATGTCGCGCTGATTCATATCAGATTAGGCGAACCAAAACGAGCTTTATTGCTACAAAACCAAATTTTAGCAATGCGTCGATTACTGGGAGACTTTTCTGGTGAAGCGACAACCCTCAATGGCATTGGATTTGCCTACAGTATTTTAGGTGATCAAGAAAAAGCTCTAGAATTTCTGCAAGCAGCACTACCAATTCAAAAGGCTACGAAGAATACTGTTGGTGAAGCAATTACCTTAAACAATATTGCTTCTATTTATATAGATATAGGACAACCCAAACAAGCACTATTGCTCTATCATCAAGTGCTTTTATCACGTCGTGCTATGGGCGATCGCTCCGGCGAGGCCAATACCCTCAATAATATTGGTTATATCTACAACCACCTAGATATTCACCGCAAAGCCCTAAAATTCTACAGGCAAGCTGTGGAGATTTATCAACAACAGGGTGATTCTGTTGGTGAAATTGCTACTTTGCTCAACATGGGTAGCCTTTACGCCAAAACAAAACGTAAAAGTTTAGCGCGAGTTTGTTATCAAAATGCCCAGCAATTAGCAGAGCAAATCGCAGACCCGACTATCCAAGACAAGGTGAAGCAGTTTATAGATGCGCTTTGA